A window of Paenibacillus sp. 19GGS1-52 contains these coding sequences:
- a CDS encoding DMT family transporter: MDKRQVTTGHLLTFITILIWGTTFISTKILLIDFSPVEILFFRFLMGYFVLFLISSRRIRTQSFSEELLFISAGLCGVTLYFLIENIALVYTLASHVGVIVSIAPFFTALLAHFFLEEEKLNTQFITGFLIALTGIILIGLNGSFLLQLNPIGDLLAFLAPVVWAIYSVLMRKISGLNYPIIGATRRVFFYGLLGMLPTLFLFEFHLNFKRLGEVANATNLLYLGLGASALCFVTWNRAVGILGAVKTSVYIYLVPVITLAASFLILHEKITWATLTGAFLTLIGSYISERKIKMIPKKRIRVRSKAPIPRSYHT; the protein is encoded by the coding sequence ATGGATAAACGTCAGGTCACAACCGGGCATCTGCTCACATTCATTACGATTTTGATCTGGGGAACGACCTTTATCTCTACAAAAATATTGTTAATTGACTTTAGTCCCGTTGAAATTCTATTTTTCCGCTTTCTTATGGGATACTTCGTATTATTTCTAATCTCTTCGCGTCGCATCCGGACTCAATCGTTTTCAGAAGAATTGCTGTTTATCTCGGCAGGGCTTTGTGGAGTCACTTTATATTTTCTAATCGAGAATATTGCCCTTGTATATACACTTGCTTCCCATGTAGGTGTGATTGTGTCGATCGCTCCATTTTTCACGGCGTTACTTGCACACTTTTTCTTAGAAGAAGAGAAATTAAATACTCAATTTATTACTGGATTTTTGATTGCACTCACAGGAATTATTCTTATCGGGTTGAACGGGAGTTTCCTCTTACAATTGAACCCAATCGGAGACCTGCTTGCTTTCCTGGCTCCTGTGGTTTGGGCGATTTATTCTGTGTTAATGCGCAAAATAAGCGGGCTAAATTACCCTATTATTGGAGCTACCCGCAGAGTGTTTTTTTATGGGCTATTGGGTATGCTGCCTACTTTATTTCTATTTGAGTTCCATCTAAATTTCAAACGTTTGGGCGAAGTCGCAAATGCAACAAACCTTCTCTACTTAGGCTTGGGAGCATCCGCATTATGTTTTGTGACCTGGAACCGGGCAGTAGGAATCTTGGGAGCAGTAAAAACAAGCGTGTACATTTATCTTGTGCCTGTAATTACACTGGCCGCCTCTTTCCTTATTTTGCATGAAAAAATAACTTGGGCCACATTGACGGGAGCCTTCCTGACACTAATCGGCTCATATATCTCGGAACGCAAAATTAAAATGATCCCCAAAAAGAGGATCAGAGTGAGAAGTAAAGCACCAATCCCGCGTTCTTATCATACATAA
- a CDS encoding GNAT family N-acetyltransferase — translation MDIKLDDLTGSEVVALIGEHLQGMALHSPPESIHALNLDELKKPEITFWSAWEKEELLGCGALKELDRQHGEIKSMRTSSAHLRKGTAKRILEHIIAEAKQRGYQRLSLETGSMEAFEPAKRLYASFGFQYGKPFSDYTEDPHSVFMTKEL, via the coding sequence ATGGATATTAAGCTAGATGATTTAACTGGATCTGAAGTGGTTGCATTAATCGGGGAACATCTTCAGGGTATGGCCCTTCATTCTCCGCCAGAAAGTATACATGCCCTAAATCTGGATGAATTAAAAAAGCCGGAAATAACATTCTGGAGTGCCTGGGAAAAAGAAGAGTTATTGGGTTGTGGGGCACTTAAAGAGCTTGATCGTCAACATGGAGAGATAAAATCAATGCGAACTTCTTCAGCACATCTAAGAAAAGGGACGGCAAAGCGAATCCTTGAACACATCATTGCAGAAGCCAAGCAACGTGGTTATCAACGGCTAAGTTTGGAAACGGGTTCGATGGAGGCTTTCGAGCCAGCCAAAAGACTATATGCAAGTTTTGGGTTTCAGTATGGCAAGCCGTTTTCAGATTACACTGAGGACCCTCATAGTGTATTTATGACAAAGGAATTATAA
- a CDS encoding GNAT family N-acetyltransferase, which translates to MINQYELTISNLTQADTLSVNQLFEASITDAFEQESLGHFQNDIQLEIENKKRLVERALDPTITDIHFLLAKINEVVVGTISYKPCGEDIRICTENGLDDVGELGSLYVLPSYQNRRIGSALIKGMVTFLKKQGIDEFCLDSGYKRAQERWVRKFGEPYKTVKDYWGPGSIHMVWLCKVNK; encoded by the coding sequence ATGATCAATCAGTATGAGTTGACCATAAGCAATCTTACTCAAGCGGATACATTATCGGTAAACCAGCTGTTCGAAGCCTCGATTACAGATGCCTTTGAACAAGAAAGCTTGGGTCATTTTCAAAATGATATTCAACTAGAAATTGAAAATAAAAAGCGGCTAGTGGAGAGAGCGCTTGACCCGACTATAACAGATATCCATTTCCTTCTTGCCAAAATAAATGAGGTCGTTGTCGGCACAATTTCCTACAAGCCCTGTGGCGAAGATATCCGAATATGCACAGAAAATGGGCTGGATGATGTAGGCGAATTGGGCAGTTTATACGTGTTGCCTAGCTATCAGAACCGACGTATCGGTTCGGCCTTAATTAAAGGCATGGTAACTTTTCTAAAAAAACAGGGTATTGATGAATTTTGCTTGGACAGTGGCTACAAACGTGCTCAGGAGAGATGGGTGCGGAAGTTTGGAGAGCCTTATAAGACGGTTAAGGACTATTGGGGACCTGGTTCAATTCATATGGTCTGGCTGTGTAAAGTAAACAAATAG
- a CDS encoding LTA synthase family protein, with protein MRLHKTRTLSKRSILFFSIIMLAKSYFAWYYLFEDGPTWGTLFKEIPFVLLIFCLIEWFATKRKIAIYMLVNLLITILFFSLIIYHNHFGIIATSQVIGQAKQVGAVKKSIFAVVHPQYMLIFLDIIIISFVMLSRKKALAWKKSMSGPSNRKVVAALFCISLALCMMNIFPNQASMNENVQAEQMGILNYEAYALLAGQEEEQIDFSQITQSVIDQTKGIQSQSNPVLYGAAKGKNLIIIQMESFQNFLIHLSLDGHEITPNMNKLADSSLYFPRFFQQVGQGNTSDAEFIVNTSFYVPPDGPATEIYAPKELPSLPKLLQSQGYDTATFHTNAVDFWNRGELYSALGFNRYYDKPFFGEDDTLFYGASDEVLYSKTATELARMNESSQPFYSQVISMSSHNPFSIPEDKYQMALPERFEGTFVGDYIRAQNYADYALGQFIAELKENGVWDDSLVILYGDHRGLPIFSLKDEDKTLMEEILNHEYTERDLINIPLVIASEGVVTPSVNNQLGGQVDILPTVTNLLGVSLNNHIHFGQDLLNQTAYNLLPQRYYLPTGSFVNNEELFLSGSGFEDGQHYTLSGDGNKPLQSTEDEFNRALKLLQLSDSYVTQLPDRAVKE; from the coding sequence ATGCGGTTGCATAAAACACGAACACTCAGCAAAAGATCCATACTGTTTTTCTCTATTATTATGCTTGCAAAAAGTTATTTTGCCTGGTACTACTTGTTCGAAGATGGGCCAACCTGGGGTACATTGTTCAAAGAAATTCCCTTTGTACTATTAATCTTCTGCCTGATTGAATGGTTTGCCACGAAACGGAAGATTGCCATCTATATGCTTGTAAATCTACTAATTACCATTTTATTCTTCTCCTTGATAATCTACCACAATCACTTTGGCATTATTGCTACTTCTCAAGTGATCGGTCAGGCAAAGCAAGTAGGAGCCGTCAAGAAGAGTATTTTCGCAGTCGTCCACCCTCAATATATGCTTATTTTTCTGGATATTATTATCATTAGCTTTGTTATGCTCAGCCGGAAGAAAGCGCTAGCCTGGAAGAAATCCATGTCTGGCCCTAGCAACCGGAAGGTGGTCGCTGCCCTTTTCTGTATATCCTTGGCATTATGTATGATGAATATCTTCCCGAACCAGGCCAGTATGAATGAGAACGTCCAAGCTGAGCAGATGGGCATTCTAAATTACGAAGCTTACGCGCTGCTCGCGGGTCAAGAGGAAGAGCAAATCGACTTCTCTCAGATTACACAATCTGTTATTGATCAAACAAAAGGAATCCAATCTCAGTCTAACCCGGTATTATATGGTGCCGCCAAAGGAAAGAACCTGATCATCATTCAAATGGAGTCCTTTCAGAACTTCTTAATCCATTTATCGCTTGATGGACATGAAATTACACCGAATATGAATAAGCTCGCGGATAGCAGTCTCTATTTCCCCCGATTCTTCCAACAGGTCGGGCAAGGCAACACCTCTGATGCCGAATTTATCGTAAACACCTCCTTTTATGTTCCGCCAGATGGGCCGGCAACAGAGATATACGCTCCCAAAGAGCTTCCAAGCTTACCTAAACTGCTGCAGAGCCAAGGTTACGACACCGCCACTTTTCATACGAATGCTGTTGACTTCTGGAACCGTGGCGAGCTGTACAGTGCACTAGGATTTAACCGGTACTATGACAAACCTTTTTTCGGTGAAGACGACACCCTATTTTATGGAGCGTCCGATGAAGTTCTGTATTCGAAGACAGCCACTGAATTGGCCCGCATGAATGAGAGCAGTCAGCCTTTCTATTCACAGGTTATCTCGATGTCATCGCATAATCCTTTCTCGATCCCGGAAGATAAATACCAAATGGCTCTCCCAGAACGATTCGAGGGCACTTTTGTTGGTGATTACATTCGTGCCCAGAATTACGCGGATTACGCGCTTGGGCAGTTTATTGCAGAACTCAAGGAGAACGGTGTATGGGATGATAGCTTAGTCATACTGTACGGTGATCATCGCGGACTGCCTATTTTCTCGCTGAAAGATGAGGATAAAACCTTGATGGAGGAAATTCTGAACCATGAATATACCGAACGCGATCTGATCAATATTCCATTGGTCATAGCCTCTGAGGGGGTTGTGACTCCAAGTGTAAACAATCAATTAGGTGGACAGGTAGATATTCTACCAACTGTAACAAATCTATTAGGAGTTTCATTGAATAACCATATTCATTTTGGACAAGATTTATTGAATCAGACTGCCTACAATTTGCTGCCTCAACGGTACTATTTGCCAACCGGATCATTCGTTAATAACGAAGAACTGTTCTTATCCGGCAGCGGATTTGAGGACGGGCAGCATTATACTTTGTCCGGTGACGGCAACAAACCGCTTCAATCCACAGAAGATGAATTCAATCGTGCGCTGAAGCTCCTTCAACTGTCCGATAGTTATGTGACACAATTACCGGATAGAGCAGTCAAGGAATAA
- a CDS encoding GNAT family N-acetyltransferase, with product MTPNTIAEQIRIIEYDPSYARAVADMWNLSNESWGGGTNQRTEDTVRREMDISSNLYVFLAVDGKEVVGFCSFAHYRQDEGALYIPLLNVRPDYHGYKVGRNLILHAVRKTVEAGWPRLDLFTWAGNTKAVPMYKKCGFFWEKNEDYVHLMNFIPTVLKMEALAPYFEELDWYADSTRELPIQPDGRRERGFDFLDYTWQKGELSLRAEFEKTGRGLTALDTPDYEISTEIDDHDLVFGSAYKIRYHIKNRSTTELAIEIKGQNDKNIRFSLFVAQTLAPGETVIVEGDFELDPVREEQNEKKTHPVVRSNWIIGGKRAEFRLGIAPKFPAKLKLTLPTRELYPGLPAEMYLNVENNFASEAEFTFDLPEDEFLKWSDRAVRFTVPAKSKTSVPVPFTLQSYGLYSRDIEVTAIPVGKKAVSFTSKLSVLMKGTHGRFGGQVGEQWVAVNGAFSLHLNKIDNGIWIEYPGSSHNFWWAFPRLGKPFAEEFSKKQAKEVKIYAEGESQVLEALYESDDFPGLEIKTVAKLFANGIAEFHHEICNTNSKTLDEDVYVLTNFGFFGKRLVLPYQGHYVDMGDAHSSDPSYWDSAQITENWLFCKEENVTCGICWDPALKLLRPEYTLGLEHNLGRISGGDVVRTKVTVFALNTFGKWSEFRSFARKQLNSVVPVLDDHLELMLGGGNPFAAGALHAELIERKMIPLAGSLELYVQNDGSTEWRAAGIELQREQDLHSAGFELSAEEMESSGHGESGRKVRLVYQGEDRVQERSGLWFPQSDTTFVCEMEEGPAGSLYTMSNGVLSIAATPEFGSVVHSLKYQGEEWLDSSYPEAGPRSWWNPWHGGLGVGIQGLGGFSRQQETRTAAWVKRMDEHGNVWKGLRITTSIEKQEANRGITINQHYLMLPGVPMLCVQHSVTNGSGLVLPQYSLSEDSYFKPSPVFSEGWMEFPEEGKFLLGKIEAQLDSKGIIRIGAATRKDMLHIVNSYPNQKASAYVNNKVFSHSVNHQLPLLNGEAAWTQPTFLILGQIALNPEDVRSLLKLNFANPTDNEETLHADH from the coding sequence ATGACACCAAATACCATCGCGGAACAAATCCGCATTATCGAATACGATCCTTCCTACGCTCGAGCAGTCGCTGATATGTGGAATCTCAGCAATGAAAGCTGGGGAGGCGGCACTAACCAGAGAACAGAGGACACGGTGCGTCGGGAGATGGATATTTCATCCAATCTTTATGTGTTTCTCGCCGTGGATGGCAAGGAGGTAGTCGGCTTCTGCAGTTTTGCACACTATCGTCAAGATGAAGGTGCCTTGTATATACCGCTACTAAATGTGCGACCCGACTATCACGGTTATAAGGTCGGTCGCAATCTGATTTTGCACGCCGTCCGCAAAACAGTCGAAGCGGGTTGGCCGCGACTGGATCTATTTACCTGGGCTGGTAACACCAAAGCTGTACCAATGTATAAGAAATGCGGTTTCTTTTGGGAAAAAAATGAAGATTATGTCCATCTGATGAATTTCATTCCAACTGTCCTGAAAATGGAAGCGCTTGCTCCTTATTTCGAGGAGCTGGATTGGTACGCAGACAGCACTCGCGAACTCCCTATCCAGCCAGATGGCCGCCGAGAGCGTGGCTTTGATTTCTTAGATTACACTTGGCAAAAGGGAGAACTTTCTTTGCGGGCAGAATTCGAGAAGACCGGTCGCGGATTGACCGCCCTTGACACTCCTGACTATGAAATTTCTACGGAGATCGACGACCATGATCTTGTGTTTGGCTCCGCCTACAAGATTCGCTATCACATCAAGAATCGCTCTACGACCGAACTGGCAATTGAGATCAAGGGCCAGAACGACAAAAACATTCGTTTTTCCCTGTTCGTTGCCCAAACGCTCGCCCCGGGAGAAACGGTCATCGTAGAGGGTGATTTCGAGCTTGATCCTGTTCGGGAGGAGCAGAATGAGAAGAAGACCCATCCGGTGGTTAGGAGCAATTGGATTATCGGTGGCAAGCGGGCTGAGTTCCGCCTTGGCATCGCTCCGAAATTTCCAGCCAAGCTGAAGCTAACATTACCAACAAGGGAGCTGTATCCGGGCCTTCCGGCCGAAATGTACTTGAACGTGGAGAATAATTTTGCCTCGGAAGCAGAGTTCACTTTTGACTTGCCGGAGGACGAATTCCTGAAATGGAGTGATCGTGCGGTACGCTTCACGGTTCCGGCTAAGAGTAAAACTTCTGTCCCGGTACCCTTCACTCTGCAGTCTTACGGACTTTATTCACGAGATATTGAGGTAACGGCCATTCCGGTTGGAAAGAAGGCGGTCTCCTTCACAAGTAAACTATCCGTCCTAATGAAGGGAACGCATGGCCGATTTGGTGGACAGGTGGGGGAGCAGTGGGTTGCCGTAAACGGTGCATTCTCCCTCCATCTGAACAAGATCGACAATGGAATATGGATTGAATATCCCGGCTCCAGCCACAACTTCTGGTGGGCTTTTCCGAGGTTAGGCAAGCCGTTCGCAGAAGAATTCTCCAAGAAGCAGGCCAAAGAAGTGAAGATCTATGCGGAAGGGGAGAGCCAGGTTCTCGAAGCCCTCTACGAGTCAGATGACTTCCCAGGCTTGGAGATAAAGACGGTAGCCAAGCTGTTCGCAAACGGAATCGCTGAGTTTCATCATGAGATCTGCAATACCAACAGCAAAACACTGGATGAAGACGTATATGTATTGACGAATTTCGGCTTTTTTGGCAAGCGGCTCGTCCTGCCATACCAAGGCCATTACGTGGATATGGGCGATGCGCACTCTAGTGATCCGAGTTATTGGGATAGTGCCCAGATCACGGAGAATTGGCTGTTCTGCAAGGAAGAGAACGTCACCTGCGGAATATGCTGGGATCCTGCTCTGAAGCTGCTCCGCCCGGAATATACACTTGGGCTGGAGCACAATCTTGGCCGGATTTCCGGCGGAGATGTCGTGCGGACAAAGGTGACTGTGTTTGCTCTAAATACCTTCGGCAAGTGGTCCGAATTCCGCTCCTTTGCTCGGAAGCAACTGAATTCGGTCGTTCCGGTGCTGGACGATCATCTTGAATTAATGCTAGGCGGCGGAAATCCGTTTGCGGCGGGGGCGCTTCATGCAGAACTAATCGAACGAAAGATGATTCCGCTTGCTGGAAGCCTTGAACTGTATGTGCAAAACGATGGTAGTACGGAGTGGAGAGCGGCTGGTATCGAGTTGCAAAGGGAGCAGGATTTGCATTCTGCGGGTTTTGAGCTTTCTGCTGAGGAAATGGAATCGTCGGGACACGGTGAGTCCGGCCGAAAGGTCCGGCTCGTCTATCAGGGAGAGGATCGCGTTCAGGAACGGTCGGGCCTCTGGTTCCCTCAGAGTGATACAACTTTCGTTTGTGAGATGGAAGAAGGCCCAGCAGGTTCCCTGTACACGATGAGCAACGGAGTTCTCTCCATAGCGGCTACCCCTGAATTCGGGAGTGTCGTGCATTCACTGAAGTACCAAGGGGAAGAATGGCTGGACAGTTCTTATCCGGAAGCAGGCCCGCGTTCCTGGTGGAATCCCTGGCATGGTGGACTCGGTGTGGGAATTCAAGGCCTAGGTGGATTCAGCCGGCAGCAGGAGACGAGAACCGCGGCTTGGGTGAAGCGAATGGATGAACACGGCAATGTCTGGAAGGGACTGCGAATAACCACTTCTATCGAGAAGCAAGAAGCAAATCGGGGAATTACAATTAATCAGCATTACCTTATGCTGCCCGGCGTCCCTATGCTCTGTGTACAACATTCGGTGACCAATGGTAGTGGATTAGTTCTGCCACAGTATTCGCTATCAGAGGATAGTTACTTCAAGCCTTCGCCTGTCTTCTCCGAAGGATGGATGGAGTTCCCCGAGGAAGGCAAGTTCCTGCTTGGAAAGATAGAAGCTCAGCTTGATTCCAAGGGGATCATACGAATCGGTGCGGCAACACGTAAGGATATGTTGCATATTGTGAATAGTTATCCCAATCAGAAGGCTTCGGCGTATGTGAACAACAAGGTGTTCTCTCATAGTGTGAATCACCAGCTTCCACTTCTCAATGGAGAGGCCGCATGGACTCAGCCGACCTTCCTGATCTTGGGACAGATCGCTCTGAATCCAGAGGATGTACGTAGCCTTCTGAAGCTGAACTTTGCCAATCCTACTGATAATGAGGAGACCTTACATGCCGATCATTGA
- a CDS encoding amidohydrolase family protein, with translation MPIIDIHIHLSNIDSFHQTAVELSKVDYTAAGLKAEFDKNNVVLGIGMGVTEQTEGAFPDSTSPNPMGLDLEDTVPPFLMECIGINPNRLTGEHAQEELERIEARLQAPEVAGIKLYAGYYHHYVYDSIYGPIYELAAKYGMPVVIHTGDTYSMNGLLKYSHPLTVDELAYQQRGVNFMICHLGDPWVMDAAEVVAKNPNVYADLSGLVVGDRPHFERFMNEPLFMDHFRRALVYSDHYEKMLFGTDWPLAPIDLYAEFVRRLIPEQHHEKVFYENAFGLFPRIQQRIAAV, from the coding sequence ATGCCGATCATTGACATTCACATTCATCTGTCCAATATTGACAGCTTTCATCAAACAGCGGTGGAGCTGTCCAAAGTTGATTACACTGCAGCTGGCCTCAAGGCGGAGTTTGACAAGAACAACGTCGTTCTCGGCATTGGCATGGGTGTTACGGAGCAGACGGAGGGAGCCTTTCCGGACTCTACTTCACCCAATCCGATGGGTCTTGACTTGGAAGACACTGTTCCGCCGTTCTTAATGGAATGCATTGGCATCAATCCGAACAGGCTCACAGGGGAGCACGCCCAAGAGGAGCTGGAGCGAATCGAAGCGCGGTTGCAAGCTCCCGAGGTAGCGGGAATTAAGCTTTATGCTGGGTATTATCATCATTACGTCTATGACTCAATCTATGGACCGATCTATGAGCTGGCTGCCAAGTACGGTATGCCCGTGGTCATTCATACTGGCGATACGTACTCGATGAATGGATTGCTCAAATATTCGCATCCTCTCACCGTGGATGAATTAGCCTATCAGCAGCGTGGTGTGAACTTTATGATCTGTCATCTGGGTGATCCTTGGGTAATGGACGCTGCCGAAGTGGTGGCCAAGAATCCGAATGTCTATGCCGATTTGTCCGGCCTCGTCGTCGGCGATCGGCCGCATTTTGAACGGTTCATGAATGAACCCTTATTCATGGACCATTTTCGCCGGGCGCTGGTGTACTCCGATCATTACGAGAAAATGTTGTTCGGAACCGATTGGCCGCTTGCACCCATTGACCTGTATGCGGAATTCGTTCGCCGGCTCATACCTGAGCAGCATCACGAGAAGGTATTCTACGAGAATGCCTTTGGGCTGTTTCCACGCATCCAGCAGCGGATTGCGGCGGTCTGA
- a CDS encoding M12 family metallo-peptidase yields MATSGFASVEGANSTFNADEVKIFYQKYATQSEGSPIETSPQLKLFTSTPTPKIERSSVAPIFDESGKIVSTVNIGKNVVGTKSINLDSASAAATGKICSVLVAVDEEYRAKHSDWQTLTTNIVEAADDAFNSNFGVDLSVTAYRYWFSSGSNSAEILDNLKGSGTDGYDFVTGFTAEPDFFTNGVQIGGKAYTYSSAPLYAAYSAVWDQASYGSNWHALQHELSHNYSLEHDLPEGPTPVCIMNYGTMYQTTAWHTDHRTQLAAHVSWYGNNIN; encoded by the coding sequence TTGGCTACTTCTGGATTTGCGAGCGTTGAGGGTGCAAATTCAACCTTCAACGCAGATGAAGTGAAAATCTTTTACCAGAAGTATGCTACACAGTCTGAGGGTTCTCCTATAGAGACCTCGCCACAATTAAAACTATTCACTTCAACTCCTACACCGAAAATTGAAAGATCATCTGTTGCACCTATATTTGATGAGAGTGGCAAGATTGTTAGCACAGTAAATATTGGAAAAAATGTTGTCGGTACTAAGTCAATAAACTTAGATTCCGCTAGTGCCGCCGCCACAGGGAAAATCTGTTCAGTGTTGGTGGCCGTTGATGAAGAATATCGTGCAAAACACAGTGATTGGCAAACACTAACAACAAACATAGTTGAGGCCGCTGATGATGCATTCAACTCTAATTTCGGGGTTGATTTATCAGTTACTGCTTATCGATACTGGTTCTCATCTGGAAGCAATTCAGCTGAAATACTTGATAACTTAAAAGGTAGTGGAACGGATGGTTATGATTTTGTTACTGGCTTTACTGCTGAACCTGATTTTTTTACTAATGGGGTACAAATTGGCGGGAAGGCATATACTTATTCCTCTGCACCTTTATATGCGGCATATAGTGCGGTCTGGGATCAAGCATCGTATGGTTCAAATTGGCATGCATTACAACACGAACTTTCACATAACTATTCTTTAGAACATGACTTACCAGAAGGGCCCACCCCGGTTTGTATTATGAATTATGGTACAATGTATCAGACAACCGCATGGCACACTGACCATCGTACGCAGTTAGCTGCACATGTAAGCTGGTACGGAAATAATATTAATTAA
- a CDS encoding membrane lipoprotein lipid attachment site-containing protein: MKKFLVIFLFVLFLSGCVTRESSNSETEKIVDDPVTWLNIEGKKYYYFSSQPVALEENTLVDTGIITDSDDGISDVGLKIYKSDDFTDSFFIKNPGDGVWLEYRYRK; encoded by the coding sequence ATGAAAAAATTCCTTGTAATATTTCTTTTTGTTCTATTTTTGAGCGGATGTGTTACAAGAGAATCCAGTAATAGTGAAACTGAAAAAATCGTTGATGATCCAGTGACTTGGTTGAATATTGAAGGAAAGAAGTACTATTACTTCTCTTCTCAGCCTGTTGCACTTGAAGAGAATACTCTTGTTGATACGGGAATAATTACGGACTCAGATGATGGTATATCTGACGTGGGGCTGAAAATTTATAAGAGTGATGATTTTACAGATAGCTTCTTTATCAAGAATCCAGGTGATGGAGTATGGCTTGAATATCGATATCGCAAATAA
- a CDS encoding YdiU family protein has product MAEKQAGHETGWNFDNSYAALPEMLFTRMNPVPVRAPRLAIVNGPLASSLGLNLEYLYSSDGLEVLAGNSIPEGASPLAQAYAGHQFGSFNMLGDGRALLLGEQITPSGERLDIQLKGSGRTPYSRGGDGRAALGPMLREYIISEAMYGLGIPTTRSLAVVDTGQVVTRESDLPGAILTRVAASHLRVGTFQYVAKWGTTEDLRTLADYTLHRHYPEAEAEEQRYLALLQAVLKAQASLIAKWQLVGFVHGVMNTDNITLSGETIDYGPCAFMDTYDPGTVFSSIDSGGRYAYGNQPNIAAWDLSRLAEALLPLLHEDENQSIELAEEAIAQFPVYFEQHFFSGMRAKLGLFNEELQDEALFEDLLVMMQKHGADYTNTFLALTYDKQEDTVLSGTTVFTEWVERWNTRKSRQQESDAASQQLMRKSNPAIIPRNHKVEEALEAAVTLGDYTKMTELMLALSDPYAHTAEQAEYSTPAMPSDRPFRTYCGT; this is encoded by the coding sequence ATGGCAGAGAAACAAGCAGGACATGAAACAGGATGGAACTTCGATAACAGTTATGCCGCTCTCCCGGAAATGCTTTTTACCCGAATGAACCCTGTGCCTGTAAGAGCGCCAAGACTGGCGATTGTTAACGGGCCGCTGGCGTCATCCTTGGGCTTGAATTTAGAATATCTGTACAGCAGTGACGGACTGGAGGTACTCGCCGGAAATAGCATCCCCGAAGGTGCCTCTCCACTTGCCCAGGCCTATGCAGGACATCAATTCGGTTCCTTCAATATGCTGGGCGATGGGCGGGCACTTCTCCTTGGGGAACAGATCACGCCTTCAGGAGAGCGATTGGATATTCAGCTCAAAGGCTCCGGTAGAACTCCTTATTCTCGCGGAGGTGACGGCCGAGCTGCGCTTGGACCGATGCTGCGTGAATATATCATCAGCGAAGCAATGTATGGGCTTGGCATTCCTACCACTCGAAGTCTGGCGGTGGTGGATACCGGACAAGTTGTCACGCGTGAATCCGATCTTCCGGGCGCCATTTTGACCCGGGTAGCGGCCAGTCATCTGCGAGTGGGCACCTTCCAATACGTTGCAAAGTGGGGGACTACCGAAGATCTCCGCACGTTGGCCGATTATACGCTGCACAGACATTACCCTGAAGCTGAAGCGGAAGAACAACGCTATCTTGCCCTGCTTCAGGCTGTTCTCAAGGCGCAAGCCTCATTAATTGCCAAATGGCAGCTTGTGGGTTTTGTCCATGGGGTCATGAACACGGATAACATCACTCTTAGCGGCGAAACCATTGATTATGGTCCTTGCGCCTTCATGGATACCTATGATCCTGGCACTGTATTCAGCTCCATTGACAGCGGAGGGCGTTATGCTTATGGGAACCAACCTAATATTGCCGCATGGGATCTGTCCAGATTGGCCGAAGCGCTCCTTCCTCTGCTGCATGAGGATGAGAATCAATCTATTGAGCTGGCGGAGGAAGCCATAGCCCAATTCCCTGTATACTTCGAACAGCACTTTTTTTCAGGAATGAGAGCAAAGCTTGGTCTTTTTAATGAAGAGCTTCAGGATGAGGCACTTTTCGAGGATTTGCTGGTGATGATGCAAAAGCATGGTGCGGACTACACCAATACCTTCCTAGCCTTGACCTATGACAAGCAGGAAGACACCGTCTTATCTGGCACCACAGTTTTTACGGAATGGGTAGAACGGTGGAACACCAGAAAAAGCAGACAGCAGGAATCTGACGCCGCCTCCCAGCAACTGATGCGAAAGAGTAATCCGGCAATCATTCCCCGCAATCACAAAGTGGAAGAAGCGTTGGAAGCTGCAGTGACACTCGGTGATTATACGAAAATGACTGAGCTTATGCTGGCTCTATCAGACCCCTATGCCCACACTGCGGAGCAAGCCGAATATTCCACGCCTGCTATGCCTTCAGACCGTCCTTTCCGTACATACTGCGGAACCTGA